AATTGCCAAACGATTATAGAATACACCCGCTATCTTCTTACGATTCTTAGTATCCAAGCCTTCACGTTCAACTAACGAAGCAATCGTTAAGACTTGTTGAACAGTATAGCCCTTCTCTTTGATCGTAGAATAATAAGGTTGCAATTTCTCATTTTCATTATCTACCATCTGATTGACCAATTCCTTGAGAGTCATTCCCTTATAAACACTATATGTAGCTGGGAATAAATAACCCTCCAGATGATATCTGACATTCTTTTTGGCCATTGAAGAATCTAATAATTGAGGATATTTCTTTTGAAGTTGTTTCAAGTAAGATTTATCCTTCATCAACTTCAAAAAGTCCTTCTTCTTAAACTTCAAACTCTTCTTGGTTCCACTTTGAATGGCACTACCTATTTGTTCGATTGTAACACCTTCACGAACTAAGACCGTATTGCCAGAATTAGTCGTTGGTGGTTCAGCACTACCACCTTTTTGCAATTGTTTGACAACATCACTGACGCCCCACGATTGCTTAAACTTATAGTACCCAGCTTGAAAATCATTATAATTTTGAGCTTTAATATAGAAATTAAAAACTGTTGCACTCTTAATAACTTTATCCTTTTCAAGAGCTTTAGCAATTTCTTTACTAGAAGAACCTATTGGGATTTTAACAACGATATCTTCTTTACTATTTGCATTGTATGGTTGAAGCGAACTATTCACATAGTTAAAACAAATTATAGCAACAACTACTGCTAAGACGGCAATGACACCGACAATCCAGTAAGCAATATGGTTAGCAACGGAACGTTCCTGCGCACGAGTTTTTATCTTATCGCTTGATTCTTGCGCTAATGCTTCTTTTTTTTCATCCTTTTGGCTCAAGACACAGCCTCCCGAGTTAATTTATTAGAATTATACCATTAGTTTTGGAATAATTATCTAATTTCCACATTAAATTTTTGAACCAAACTGTCTTTAACGAGTGAAAAGGCCTTTTCAACTTCTTCATCGGTCAATGTATCATTAGGATTCAAAAACTCTAAATGATATGCAAGTGATTTGTAATTTGTCTTAATGTTCTTGCCTTCATAAACATCAAAAATAGTTACATCATTTAGATATTTACCACCATTTGCATAAATATCCGCGATGATTTCTCCATTTTCAACAGAACTTTTAACTAAAATAGCC
This sequence is a window from Companilactobacillus alimentarius DSM 20249. Protein-coding genes within it:
- the mltG gene encoding endolytic transglycosylase MltG yields the protein MSQKDEKKEALAQESSDKIKTRAQERSVANHIAYWIVGVIAVLAVVVAIICFNYVNSSLQPYNANSKEDIVVKIPIGSSSKEIAKALEKDKVIKSATVFNFYIKAQNYNDFQAGYYKFKQSWGVSDVVKQLQKGGSAEPPTTNSGNTVLVREGVTIEQIGSAIQSGTKKSLKFKKKDFLKLMKDKSYLKQLQKKYPQLLDSSMAKKNVRYHLEGYLFPATYSVYKGMTLKELVNQMVDNENEKLQPYYSTIKEKGYTVQQVLTIASLVEREGLDTKNRKKIAGVFYNRLAIDMPLQSDISVMYALNTHKTSLNNKDTSVKSPYNLYKNKGYGPGPFNTPSIDSIDATLNPSDRDQDYLYFFANLKTGKITYSHTLEEHNSRYATTGQ